Proteins from one Bombus affinis isolate iyBomAffi1 chromosome 1, iyBomAffi1.2, whole genome shotgun sequence genomic window:
- the LOC126922454 gene encoding potassium voltage-gated channel protein Shaker isoform X3, which translates to MGSLPKLSSQDEDGPNPHTQYTGVTQFEPIPHDHDFCERVVINVSGLRFETQLRTLNQFPDTLLGDPHRRIRYFDPLRNEYFFDRNRPSFDAILYYYQSGGRLRRPVNVPLDVFSEEIKFYELGELATNKFREDEGFIKEEEKPLPSHELQRKVWLLFEYPESSQGARVVAIISVIVILLSIVIFCLETLPEFKHYKVFNTTTNGTKIEEDEVPDITDPFFLIETICIIWFTFELSVRFLACPNKLNFFRDVMNFIDIIAIIPYFITLGTVMAEEEETPDEPKAPVSPQDKSTNQAMSLAILRVIRLVRVFRIFKLSRHSKGLQILGRTLKASMRELGLLIFFLFIDFYRRPARQQQPID; encoded by the exons ATGGG ATCGCTGCCGAAACTCAGCAGCCAGGACGAGGATGGGCCGAACCCACACACCCAATACACAGGCGTCACGCAGTTCGAGCCCATACCGCACGATCATGACTTTTGCGAGAGGGTCGTCATTAAC GTGAGCGGGCTACGGTTTGAGACGCAGCTGCGTACGCTGAACCAATTTCCGGACACGCTGCTTGGCGATCCGCATCGGCGGATCCGATACTTCGATCCGCTTCGCAACGAGTACTTCTTCGACCGGAATCGGCCCTCCTTTGACGCGATACTTTACTACTACCAGAGCGGTGGCAGGCTGCGTCGCCCGGTCAACGTTCCTCTCGATGTCTTCTCCGAGGAAATCAAGTTCTACGAGCTGGGCGAGCTGGCCACCAACAAGTTCAG GGAGGACGAAGGGTTCATCAAGGAAGAGGAGAAACCGCTGCCATCGCATGAGTTGCAGAGGAAGGTTTGGCTGTTGTTCGAGTACCCGGAAAGCTCGCAAGGCGCCCGGGTAGTCGCCATAATATCCGTGATCGTGATCCTCCTGTCGATCGTGATATTCTGCTTGGAGACCCTGCCGGAATTCAAGCACTACAAGGTCTTCAACACAACAACGAACGGCACGAAGATCGAGGAGGACGAAGTGCCGGACATTACCGACCCGTTCTTCCTAATAGAGACTATTTGTATCATCTGGTTCACGTTCGAGTTATCGGTGCGCTTCCTCGCCTGTCCAAATAAACTGAACTTCTTCCGTGACGTAATGAATTTCATCGATATCATCGCCATCATTCCGTATTTTATCACGCTCGGTACCGTGATGGCCGAGGAGGAGGAAACGCCTGATGAACCAAAGGCGCCGGTAAGCCCGCAGGACAAGAGTACGAACCAGGCGATGTCCCTGGCGATACTCAGGGTGATCAGGCTCGTCAGGGTGTTCCGGATATTCAAGCTGTCCAGACACAGTAAAGGCCTTCAGATCCTCGGTCGTACGCTCAAGGCCTCCATGAGGGAGCTCGGCTTGCTCATCTTTTTCCTCTTCATCG ACTTCTATAGGAGACCAGCTCGGCAGCAGCAACCTATCGATTGA